The window AAGCATACACCCCGGCCGAGCCAGATCACCCTTGGACCGACATCCCTCCTGCAAACCAGATCAACTACTGCTACACGTGCCACGCCCAGAGCTTCTGCTCTGATTGCCACGGCATGGAGATGCCGCACCCCGCCGGATTCGAAGTGGATCATGGTGACGTAGGCCGTGATGAGCCTGAGTCGTGCACGCTGTGTCACGCAGTTGCTGGAGATACGGCTGAGCAGCAGCTGTTCTGCAACGCCTGTCACCATCCTGCTGGTAACCCAGCACTGCCTTGGGTCCCTCAGCATGTCGCTGCAGTTCGTGACGGCGGAGCGCAACCGTGCTTCGAGTGCCACAGTTCGACATTCTGTGCAGAGTGTCACGTCAGGGTGGCAGTGGATAACTGATTCATCACTGCGGCTTAGCCTGACATCACTATAGGAGTTCATGAATGTTCCGAGGCTTAGGTGCCCGCGGGCTGTGGTTTGCAATTGCCGGAATCGCACTGGTGGCCACTGTCGGCACACTGACATGGTACCTCCTGCGCCTCGATAACTACGGGGCGAAGGCGGGCGTTGGTTTAGTGGGTTTTTCGGCAGAGTCGACTGGTACGGTTGCTTTTGCCGGACAGTTCCCTATGGCCGAAGAGGCCCCACTCGGCGGACCCATGGGTATGGATCAAATTGACGATAGGTTGTACATCGCCCTATCTGAGATCGGTGCAATCGGTGTTTTCTCCCTAGACGGCGCAATGTTGGACACGATTACCATCGAACCGGTGTCCGGGGCTCCGGTTTCGTATCCGATAGACGTCGCTGCGATCTCGCCCGATAGACTTGCTGTTGTTGAAACCTCGGGTAACCGGGTGATTCTACTGGATCCTTCGGATCCAACCGCCGCTAGGCCGTTGCTGTCTGAGGCGGCGCCTTCGCTGGGTCAGCCAACTGCAGTTGAATACCACGGTGGCGAATTGTTCGTTGCGGATGCAACTAGCGGCATGATTCATGTGTACGACGGCTCGGGTGAGCCCTTGAGACATCTGGGTGCTGGCATGATACCCCCGATTACCTATGTCGGCGCGATGCACCTTGCGGGATCGACCCTTTGGGTCTCCGATTCCAATGTCGGACGAGTTCTTGGACTCGATCCGATCACCGGCCAAGTCCTGAGATCGGTTCAGATGAGATTCGACTTGCCACGAGGCATAGTCTCTGACGAGGCCGGCAGGATCTATGTAGCCGAAGCTTTTGCTGGCGTTGTCAGGGTGTTCGATTCAGAAGGGCTGGGCGTTCTCGATGTCGTGGGCGACGAAGCGCTTCACGGGTTTGCGGCAGAGACGGCCATGACTGCTCCTAAAGATGTGTGGTGGGATGCGAATGAGTCTCGGCTGTATGTCTCCGATGCAGAGCAGGGACGCATCAAGGTTTACAATGTTCGCGAGGAGGTAGAATGATTCGGGGTTGCGCTCAGCTGCGTCTGGTGCCCCCTGCGCATCCTCAAACGAGTCTTGGAAGGATTCATTGATGTCTAAGATCGACCTGGTTTTACTCCACGCCCCTAGTGTCTACGACTTCCGAGAGAAGTCCATCATGTTCGGACCTGTCTCGGATATGGTCCCATCAACGCCTGTGTTCGAGATGTATCCCCTTGGCTTTACTACGATTGCTGAATATCTCGAGCGCCACGGTCTCAGGGTGCGGATCGTCAACCTTGCGGTGCTTATGCTCAACCGCAAGGACTTCGATGTGGAAGCTGCGATTAGGGACATGAACCCGGTCGCTTTCGGCATTGATCTTCATTGGCTGCCCCACGCACATGGCTCCATCGAGATTTCAAAGATCGTGAAGAAATACCACCCTGACACTCCCGTTATATTCGGCGGACTGTCTTCCAGCTTTTTCCACGAGGAACTCATCAGTTATCCAAGCGTTGACTATGTGCTTCGGGGGGACTCCACTGAGGAGCCTATGACACGCCTGATCCATGCCATCAAAGGCAAGGGGAGCGTGAGCGATATCCCCAACCTGACCTACAAGTCGGTCGACGGCTCCATGGTGATCAACCCCCTCGAGTGGGTTCCGGACAACATGAACGACATCTCTTTGGACTATTCGTTCTCGATGCGTTCGGTTATCCGCTATCGCGACATGATGGGGTCGGTCCCGTTCAAGGACTGGCTTCAGTACCCCGTGTGCGCCTCCCTTACCTGCAGAGGCTGCACGCACAACTGCGTGACCTGCGGCGGCAGTGCATATTCATTCCGCAACCACTTCGGCCGACGGAAAGTCGCTTTCCGCGACCCTGAGCTGCTGGTCCGGGATATCGAGAACGTCCAGAAGTATGTGCCCGGACCAATCTTCGTGCTCAACGACTTTCTGCAGGGCGGCCCCGACTACGTCTCGGAGTTCATCCGAGGCCTCGCGCGGATCAAGCTACGCAATCCCATCGGATTCGAGTTCTTCAAGCCACCTGCCGAGGAGTTCTACCAGTTCCTCAACGAACATCTCGATGATTACTCGGTGGAGATCAGCGCTGAATCCCACGATGATGCTGTGAGGACCGCTTTCGGCAAGCATCACTACACTACGGCTGAGCTGGAGGAGTCGATCGCCGCTGCGCTGCGCAACGGGTGCTCGCGCTTCGACCTGTACTTCATGACGGGCATTCCCACCCAGACCGCCGAGTCGATCCTCGAGACAAGCTCATACACCGAGTCCCTTTACTCCAAGATGAACAACGACAAACGCCTGCTGGTCTTCTCGTCGCCAATGGCACCGTTCCTCGACCCTGGCTCGATGGTGTTCGACGATCCGGACAAGTTCGGCTTCAAGCTTCGCGCCCGAACACTGGAGGAGCACAGACAGCTACTCATTGAGCCTTCATGGAAGCACATCATGAACTATGAGAGCGATGCGGTGAGCGTCGATGATCTGGTGGAGGCGACCTATGAGGTCGGATATCACATCAATCGTGTCAAGGGTAACGCAGGGATAGTCCCTCAGGATGTCGCCGAACAGACCATGCAAAGGATTGTGGAGGCACGCGACATCATGCGACGGGTCGACGCCATCTACAAGGAACCGGCCGCAGCCAGGGAGAAGAAGCTCGGCGTGCTCCGCAAAGAGATGGAAAGGCTCTCTGAGTCGACCGTGTGTGAGAAGCGCGAACTGCGTTGGCCAGCAAAAGCCAACTGGCGACATGTGGTAAACGTGCTGGCGTTGTGGGCGAAGGAGAGCATCGCCGGGCTGTTCGGAATCCGAACAGGAACCCAGGGCGTGGCATGCGAAGGCACGAAATCCAGATGACCGATAAGAAGTCCATGGCTGGAGGGCATGAGGCCGTCTCCGGAGAGCCTACAACAGAGCGCGTGAGGGGCATCTTCGGGCGAATCGCCGAGAGCTACGATGCCTTCAACCTGCTTTCGAGCATGGGATTCGATAGGGGTTGGCGAAGGGCGGCGGTCCGAGCCACTCAACTGACCCCGGGTTCAGTAGTGCTCGACATCTGCTCGGGTACCGGCGACCTTGCTCTGGCTCTAGCGGCTCGCGGTGTTGCCAGGCGAGTCGAGGCTACTGACTTCTCGCCGGAGATGCTAGCGGTAGCATCGCGAAAGGCCCCCAAGATCGCCTCTCAGACCGAAGTTTCGTTCTCTGTTGCAGACGCGCAGGCGCTGCCGTTCGCCGACGCAAGCTTCGACGTAGTCACAGTGGCATTCGGTGTACGCAACCTTCCAGATCGAGCCGCAAACTTCCGAGAAGTCCTGAGGGTGCTGCGCCCTGGAGGACGCTACGTCATCCTCGAGTTCTCGACCCCCGGCTGGGCTCCATGGAGGGCTGTCTACCATCTCTATCTTGGATACGTCATCCCGCTGCTCGGATCCCTGTTGACTCGGGGAGATCGCGCTTCTTTCGAGTACCTCAATGCTTCGATCCGATCATTCCCGGATCAAAGCAGTCTGGCCAGAGAGCTCGAACTCGCAGGTTTTGCGAGCGCAGAGTGGAAGAATCTTACGGGTGGGATTGTCGCCATCCATAGTGCGGTAAAGTAACGCGGGCCCACTGCTCAAACATGGAGGACTGACATGCTACTCAAAGCTCACTACGTGCTTCCGGTGACCGCGCCGCACATCGAGGACGGAGCGTTGCTGGTCAGGGATGGCGTGATCACCGATGTCGGGAAGGCCGAGCAGCTGATGGAGGCCTATCCCGAGGAGCCGGTGCGCGATTTCGGCCTTGCCGCGATCATGCCGGGATTCGTGGACGTACACACCCATCTCGAGTATTCGGCGATGCGGGGGCTGGTCGACGACCTGCCGTACGCCCAGTGGAAATTACAGCTCATGAAGAAAGAGAAGCTGCTCGATCGCACTGACTGGGAAGATGCCGCACTGCTTGGTGCATTGGAGTGCCTCCGATCAGGGATTACGACGATTGCGGACATCACGGAGTCCGGCGCCTCCGTCCCTGCCGTTGGCGAGGCAGGTCTGCGCGCTGTCATCTATCGTGAGGTGTCGGCGATGGAGAAGGCTCAGGTGGCTCCTGCGCTGGATGCCGCCGTAGCGGATATCGCACAATGGAGCGAAGCATCCAACTGCGATCTGGTGGACATCGGAATCGGGCCCCACTCTGCCTATAGTTGTCATCCTGAGCTCTACAAACGAGTAGCCCAGTATGCGCACGACACCGGCGCACCAGTCGCGACGCACCTAGCCGGCTCCAGGGAAGAGTACGATTTTGTGAAGTACGGCAGCTCGGCATTAGCGACAGATTATCGCGAAGACGGTGACGGCGCAGTACCGTGGCTGCCAACCGGGGTAAGTCCCGTCCGGTACGTGCAACAGTGGGACCTGTTTTCGGTGCCCAATGTTCTTGCAGTCCACTGCACGCAGGTCGATGACGCCGACATAGATATCCTCGCTTCGCATGGTGTGTCGATAGCGTTCTGCCCTCGCTGCAATGCCAAGCTAGGAATGGGCGTGTTCCAGCTAAGGGCTATGCTAGCAAAGGGAATCAAGATTGGCATCGGCACCGACTCGCCGGCCTCCAACAACACGATGGACATGTTCGATGAAATGCGTATCGGATTGTTGATCCAGCGCGCAGCCGATCCAGGACAGCGATTTTTCGATGCACGAACTTTCGTGCAGCTAGGGACCTCCTCGGCAGCTGACGCCTTGGGACTGTCGAATCGAACGGGTTCGCTGGAGGTAGGCAAGAGCGCAGACGTGATCGCGGTCGATCTTTCCCACAGCCACCAGGCCCCGATAGCCGATCCCTACAGCACGATGGTGCACTCGGCGAACCAGGATAATGTAATGTTCACAATGGTCGCAGGAAAGACGCTCCTTGATGGCGGTGAGCCGGTTTCGCTGGACGTCGAGCGGATTATCGCTCGCGCCGAGGAGATACGCACCAAACTGCGTGGATGACCCCACAAGTTGGCCGATTTATTGCTAACCACTCCGGTGATACTTATCCACACGTTAGTACCACCGTGATATAATGCGTGAGTTTGTTCGAGGCTATGGCAGCTTGCTGCATGGAATGCTCGATATCCAGCTACCGAGGAGGATGCGCGAAGTGAGTGAAAAGGACTTCTACTTTGACGAGGACGATACAGAGGATAGCAAGCCGATAGAGAAGGCTAAGGCCAAGGAACCCGCCAAGGAGCCCGCCGAGGCACCCGCCGAGAAAGCCGCCCCCAAGGCGCGCGCCCCAAAGGCGGTCGCCGAGAGGCCCGCTCCTGCGACTGCCCCTGTCGCCGGACTGACCTTGCAGTCAGTTAGCATGACGGTTGCTGCCCTCATTGGTGTCGTGGCACTTCTGGTCGGCGTTATCATCGGGATGTTCCTCCCCGGACAGCAGCCCGCCAGCGAGCCGCCCGCACCTGCAGGTATGGGTGGGGCCCCAGCTCCGCAGTTGACCGAGGACCAGCTCCGGGGCGGCGAGTTGCCACCAGGACATCCTCCGCTCGATCAGATGGGTGGCGGCGGGGCAACCCCGACCCCTAATGCTACACAGGCTCCCGGTGGGACGATGCCTGGTGCTCCCGGCGGGACGATGCCTGGCGCTCCCGGTGGATCGATGCCAGCGACCCCCTGATTCTGAAGGTTTTGATCGAGATATGACTAGCGCGGGCCCGGAGCAACCAGCGGTATGCTCCGGGCCCGGATTTTCGACGGATGAGGCTGAGAGGCGATAATGGCGATCAATAAGAAGACGAGGTCGACACCTTTCCGGGTGGTTGTAGTAATCATCTGCCTGTTGCTGGTGGTGACGATGATCCCTTGGGGCGCATTGGGCTTGTTCAGCAACAACAATCAGAGCGTTCCGGGATCCCAAGAAGCAATCGCCAATCGCCACAGTCCTGGAATCGACATGCTCCAGACTCAGCTCGCAAGTGATCCTACCAGCTACACCGTGCTCATTGGCATTGCCCGTTCGTACTCAGTTTGGGCTTCAGAGGCCATGATGGCTGACACAGCTGGGCTTGGTGCTGATGTCACAATCTGGCAATCATCGGTGACCTATTTCAACCGGGCGCTCGAAATCGCAGCTGACAATCCGGCTGACATGATGGATGCTTCAATCGCGCGCTTCTACAGCGGCGATCTGGATGGGGCTATACAGCTGGTTGAGGCGGTTTGGGCGATTGACCCCGACTTCGCTCCATCACACTTCAATGCGGGCATCTTCTTTGAGACCGCAGGTCGAACCACTGAGGCAATCGCTGCCTATACACGCTACCTGGAACTCGATCCACAGGGAATGGGGCCGGGCAATCCTTCGGTTGCTCAATCTGCGATAGCGCGTCTGTCGGCGCTACCGACCACCCCCGCTGTTGGCGCTACGGTGCCACCTGCCCCCTAGAGCCGAGAGCCCTTCGTCAAGCAGGCACTTCGCCTAGAACGATCAACGCTTCGTCCACCGAGGCGGCTGTCGAGAATATTCCGTTCAGGCGGGTGAGCGACAAGATGCTATCAACAACTTCGTTGGTAACGAGCACGAGTCGCCCGCCTCGAACCCCGTACTCTTTTGAAAGTCCGAGCAGCAGGCCGAGACCCGAGCTGTCCAGATACTCGATGCTCGACAGGTCCAAGATGGTAGACGGTGGGTTTGACTTCAATATGCGATCGATATTCATTCGAAACGATGCGCATTCGACGTAATCCAACTCGCCTGTCAGCTGCAGGAGCCAGTGAGACTCGTTTTGTGTCAGGTCTATCGATAGGGGCATAGCGCTCCTTCCGGCGGGGCCTTCAAATGGTTAGTACCCATTTTCATGGGTTGCCTGTCAGGGGATTCCGGTTGATACTCGCTGAATGATTGCATTGGCCGACATGCTTCCATTAGGTACAATCAGTAGCACTTCTCGGTATTCATCGAAAAAGGAAGCAGGTGCGAGGGCAGATGGAGCTTGATATAGCCATCGAATGTGATGGGTCCGTCTGCAAGATCGTCCTCAACGGCGAGGTGGACGTCTATTCTGCGCCCATCCTCAAAGAGCGACTTCTTGAGCAGGTGCAGAACGGTTGCGTAGACCTGATCCTGGATTTGAATGGCGTCAGCTTCATCGATAGCTCGGGCTTGGGAGTGCTTGTTGGCGCTCTTAGACGGGTAAGGGAGAACTCCGGCACACTAAGGATTGTCTGTGGACGCGACAACGTACTCAAAGTATTCAGCATCACCGGACTCGATAAGGTATTTCCGGTCTTCGATTCATTCGAGGAAGCATCCAATTTCTAACCACGGAACCCGGAGCTACTGGTGTTCGGAATAAGCGGCGTCGAGCTATTCTTGATCGTCGCTTTCGCCCTTCTTATCTTTGGCCCCGAGCGACTTCCCGAGATGGGCAGGACCATCGGACGCTTCATGCGTGAGTTCAAGCGAGCTCAAGACAGCATGGAGGCGGTTATCCGCGCCGAGATGTACAGCAGCGATCGTCCGGCCCAAGAGGATGCTGCGCCAAAGACATCCCCGTTGCCTCACAAGCGAATCGATCCTGACGACGACGAAGAAGAGGAGGAAGAGGACTAGGCACCGTCCTGGTCTTCGCTGATATGCCTGTCGCACCCAGACGCATGCCCTTCTTCGAGCACTTCGGCGAGTTACGCCGAAGGCTGGCGGTGGTTGCCGTCGTTGTGATCGTGGGCTCGATTGGTCTTTACTGGTGGTCTCCGCAGATCTACAACCTATTCATGGCCCCGATCAAGCCGTTCTTCGGCGATGCCGACATGGTGCTTCTGGGGCCGTTCGAAGCTTTCACCCTTCGATTCAAGGTGGCGCTCTACGCGACTTTGGTACTCGGCTCGCCAATCATCATCTGGCAGTTCTTCGGCTTCTTCCTTCCGGCGCTCAAGCCAAAGGAGCAACGCTGGGTGATCCCGACCTTTGCAGCGATGAGCGTCCTGTTCTTCGCGGGCGCGTATCTGGCTCACACTTATATTCTTGGAACTGCGTTCGGGTGGATGGTCGGGCAGGCCTGGGAGGGAGTCCAGGTGCTTCCAGATGCCTCGAAGTACTTCCAGGGCTCGGTGCTTATGGTGATGGGTTTCGGGGCTAGCTTCCAGTTGCCGGTCATAGTGTTCTACCTAGTGCTGTTCGACATCATCCCCTACACGAAACTCCGTGAGAATTGGCGGATCGCATACGTGGCGCTCTTGGTGAT is drawn from Actinomycetota bacterium and contains these coding sequences:
- a CDS encoding STAS domain-containing protein is translated as MELDIAIECDGSVCKIVLNGEVDVYSAPILKERLLEQVQNGCVDLILDLNGVSFIDSSGLGVLVGALRRVRENSGTLRIVCGRDNVLKVFSITGLDKVFPVFDSFEEASNF
- a CDS encoding amidohydrolase family protein, encoding MLLKAHYVLPVTAPHIEDGALLVRDGVITDVGKAEQLMEAYPEEPVRDFGLAAIMPGFVDVHTHLEYSAMRGLVDDLPYAQWKLQLMKKEKLLDRTDWEDAALLGALECLRSGITTIADITESGASVPAVGEAGLRAVIYREVSAMEKAQVAPALDAAVADIAQWSEASNCDLVDIGIGPHSAYSCHPELYKRVAQYAHDTGAPVATHLAGSREEYDFVKYGSSALATDYREDGDGAVPWLPTGVSPVRYVQQWDLFSVPNVLAVHCTQVDDADIDILASHGVSIAFCPRCNAKLGMGVFQLRAMLAKGIKIGIGTDSPASNNTMDMFDEMRIGLLIQRAADPGQRFFDARTFVQLGTSSAADALGLSNRTGSLEVGKSADVIAVDLSHSHQAPIADPYSTMVHSANQDNVMFTMVAGKTLLDGGEPVSLDVERIIARAEEIRTKLRG
- a CDS encoding STAS domain-containing protein, producing MPLSIDLTQNESHWLLQLTGELDYVECASFRMNIDRILKSNPPSTILDLSSIEYLDSSGLGLLLGLSKEYGVRGGRLVLVTNEVVDSILSLTRLNGIFSTAASVDEALIVLGEVPA
- the ubiE gene encoding bifunctional demethylmenaquinone methyltransferase/2-methoxy-6-polyprenyl-1,4-benzoquinol methylase UbiE, encoding MTDKKSMAGGHEAVSGEPTTERVRGIFGRIAESYDAFNLLSSMGFDRGWRRAAVRATQLTPGSVVLDICSGTGDLALALAARGVARRVEATDFSPEMLAVASRKAPKIASQTEVSFSVADAQALPFADASFDVVTVAFGVRNLPDRAANFREVLRVLRPGGRYVILEFSTPGWAPWRAVYHLYLGYVIPLLGSLLTRGDRASFEYLNASIRSFPDQSSLARELELAGFASAEWKNLTGGIVAIHSAVK
- a CDS encoding tetratricopeptide repeat protein, translating into MAINKKTRSTPFRVVVVIICLLLVVTMIPWGALGLFSNNNQSVPGSQEAIANRHSPGIDMLQTQLASDPTSYTVLIGIARSYSVWASEAMMADTAGLGADVTIWQSSVTYFNRALEIAADNPADMMDASIARFYSGDLDGAIQLVEAVWAIDPDFAPSHFNAGIFFETAGRTTEAIAAYTRYLELDPQGMGPGNPSVAQSAIARLSALPTTPAVGATVPPAP
- the tatC gene encoding twin-arginine translocase subunit TatC; translated protein: MPVAPRRMPFFEHFGELRRRLAVVAVVVIVGSIGLYWWSPQIYNLFMAPIKPFFGDADMVLLGPFEAFTLRFKVALYATLVLGSPIIIWQFFGFFLPALKPKEQRWVIPTFAAMSVLFFAGAYLAHTYILGTAFGWMVGQAWEGVQVLPDASKYFQGSVLMVMGFGASFQLPVIVFYLVLFDIIPYTKLRENWRIAYVALLVIAAVATPDWSPVTMGLMFAALLALYEASLLFARIILSRRIKQKESY
- a CDS encoding TIGR04190 family B12-binding domain/radical SAM domain protein, which codes for MSKIDLVLLHAPSVYDFREKSIMFGPVSDMVPSTPVFEMYPLGFTTIAEYLERHGLRVRIVNLAVLMLNRKDFDVEAAIRDMNPVAFGIDLHWLPHAHGSIEISKIVKKYHPDTPVIFGGLSSSFFHEELISYPSVDYVLRGDSTEEPMTRLIHAIKGKGSVSDIPNLTYKSVDGSMVINPLEWVPDNMNDISLDYSFSMRSVIRYRDMMGSVPFKDWLQYPVCASLTCRGCTHNCVTCGGSAYSFRNHFGRRKVAFRDPELLVRDIENVQKYVPGPIFVLNDFLQGGPDYVSEFIRGLARIKLRNPIGFEFFKPPAEEFYQFLNEHLDDYSVEISAESHDDAVRTAFGKHHYTTAELEESIAAALRNGCSRFDLYFMTGIPTQTAESILETSSYTESLYSKMNNDKRLLVFSSPMAPFLDPGSMVFDDPDKFGFKLRARTLEEHRQLLIEPSWKHIMNYESDAVSVDDLVEATYEVGYHINRVKGNAGIVPQDVAEQTMQRIVEARDIMRRVDAIYKEPAAAREKKLGVLRKEMERLSESTVCEKRELRWPAKANWRHVVNVLALWAKESIAGLFGIRTGTQGVACEGTKSR